Part of the Coriobacteriia bacterium genome, CGGAACGGAACTGGCAGTTCAGATTAGGAACAAGACTATTCCGGCGACCGTGGTGAAGATGCCGTTCGTGTCTTCTACTTCATTGTCGGCGTAATTGAGCAACGTTACCAACACCGAGAGGAGCACTTGAAGCACATGGCACACCCAAATGATCGCGTGTACTCCAAAGACCATGAATGGGTCATGGTTGATGGTGATATCGCCACAGTGGGGATCTCAGATTTCGCCCAGAACCAACTCGGCGAAGTCGTCTATGTCGATCTGCCTGCTGTTGGTACGGCTGTATCGGCGGGGGACACCTTCGGCGAGATCGAGTCGGTCAAATCAGTCTCAGAGCTGTTCGCACCGCTGTCCGGCGAAGTCATGGAGTCCAACGGTTCGCTATCGGATTCGCCCGAAACGGTCAACGCCGAGCCTCACGGCGCCGGCTGGATGATCAAGGTCCGCGTGGATGATGCAAGTGAGCTGGACGGTCTTCTGAGCGCTGAAGCGTACGACGCCTTCATCACCGAGGGTTAGCACACATGCGCTACATACCAGTCACTTCCGAGCAGCGCGAAGCCATGCTTCGCGCTGTCGGCGTTCCGACGGCTGATTCACTGTTCGATGTGATTCCTGTAGGAGTCCGGCTCGAGGATGGGCTGAACCTGCCTGATGGTCTCGGCGAAATGGAGTTGACGAACCGCCTGAAGCGGATGGCGGGGGCAAACACGCCGTCTTCTGAGATGGTGAGCTTCCTCGGCGCCGGATGTTACGACCACTACATCCCGAGCGTTGTCGACCATGTGATCTCGAAGCCTGAGTTTTTCACAGCGTACACGCCGTATCAACCCGAGGTCAGCCAGGGAACGCTCCAGGCGATCTACGAGTACCAGTCGATGATTTGCCTGCTGACAGGGATGGACGTCTCCAACGCGAGTATGTACGACGGCGCCACCGCACTCGTGGAAGCTGCCCTCATGGCATGCCGAGTGACCAAGCGCCATCGTGTGCTGGTCGCAGGCACGGTTCACCCCGAGTGGCGCGAGACTCTCTCAACATACGCCGAGGCCGGTGGGCTGAATGTCGATCGCTTTGGGATATCCGGCGGCCTGACCGACCGGGTGCATCTGGACACCTTGCTTGAAGCAGGCGATGTGGCCGCGGTCCTTGTGGCGTGCCCCAACTTCTTCGGGAATCTCGAGGATCTCGAGGAAATCGGCCATATGGCACATGGCGCCGGTGCTCTTCTGGTGGTTGCCGCGAATCCGATCCTTCTCGGCGTGCTGGAGCCTCCGAGTTCCTTTGGGGCCGACATCGTCGTGGGCGAAGGACAGCCGCTCGGCAACCCCATGTCATATGGCGGCCCGGGGCTCGGTTTCTTCGCATGTCGCGAGGGGCATGTCCGGCAGATGCCCGGACGGCTTGTCGGACGCACAAAGGATGTCGACGGCAACATGGCATTCGTGCTCACGCTTTCGACCAGGGAACAGCATATCCGCCGAGAGAAGGCGACGAGCAACATCTGCAGCAACCACGCACTCAACGCACTGACGGCGGGCGTCTATCTTGCGGCGACCGGGCAGCAGGGACTCGCCGGCATCGCGCACACGTGTGTGGCGCGGGCGCACTACCTGCGCGAGCGGCTCTTGGCA contains:
- the gcvH gene encoding glycine cleavage system protein GcvH is translated as MAHPNDRVYSKDHEWVMVDGDIATVGISDFAQNQLGEVVYVDLPAVGTAVSAGDTFGEIESVKSVSELFAPLSGEVMESNGSLSDSPETVNAEPHGAGWMIKVRVDDASELDGLLSAEAYDAFITEG
- a CDS encoding aminomethyl-transferring glycine dehydrogenase subunit GcvPA, which encodes MRYIPVTSEQREAMLRAVGVPTADSLFDVIPVGVRLEDGLNLPDGLGEMELTNRLKRMAGANTPSSEMVSFLGAGCYDHYIPSVVDHVISKPEFFTAYTPYQPEVSQGTLQAIYEYQSMICLLTGMDVSNASMYDGATALVEAALMACRVTKRHRVLVAGTVHPEWRETLSTYAEAGGLNVDRFGISGGLTDRVHLDTLLEAGDVAAVLVACPNFFGNLEDLEEIGHMAHGAGALLVVAANPILLGVLEPPSSFGADIVVGEGQPLGNPMSYGGPGLGFFACREGHVRQMPGRLVGRTKDVDGNMAFVLTLSTREQHIRREKATSNICSNHALNALTAGVYLAATGQQGLAGIAHTCVARAHYLRERLLATGTFSAPWDASFGYEFALTYRGDGVAMQSAMLKRGYLAGQRVADLAPELPAEAGAPDSELMLFAVTEKRSRAEIDAFVEEVASL